From Afipia carboxidovorans OM5, one genomic window encodes:
- the trbL gene encoding P-type conjugative transfer protein TrbL, with protein MNTGVIDRFLETFTRYIDSGFGLLGGEIGFLTSTLIVIDITLAGLFWAWGADEDVLARLVKKTLYIGFFAFIIGNFNKLAGIVFQSFSGLGLKAGGSSMTADTLLQPGRVAQVGIDAGTPILKAAGDLMGYISFFENFVQIMVLMIAWAIVLIAFFILAVQIFVTLIEFKLTTLAGFVLIPFALFNKTAFLAEKVLGNIVASGIKILVLAVIVGIGSGLFSEFTTGFSGTPTITDALALVLGALSLMGLSIFGPGIATGLVSGAPQLGAGAAVGTGLAAAGIGAAGVMGATAGISGAASAIGTGGRLSAASARGGAYLAGGVAQSYGQSASASGASGMRKAAAGVGGVAKAGAGAAVQPVRQAVSRATQSLRSGADSLRSSYAAGRAAASNAAGGQASAGSAVAAGNTSTGGATGAGAAASSAPPNWAARMKRSQTMSHGATAAAHAVRSGDHGGGSMSVSLDQDDRK; from the coding sequence ATGAACACCGGCGTCATCGACCGCTTTCTGGAGACCTTCACCCGCTACATCGATTCAGGCTTCGGTCTGCTCGGCGGCGAGATCGGATTCCTCACCTCCACGCTGATCGTCATCGACATCACGCTGGCCGGCCTATTCTGGGCGTGGGGCGCTGATGAAGACGTACTTGCGCGTCTCGTCAAGAAGACACTTTATATCGGCTTCTTCGCCTTCATCATCGGCAACTTCAACAAGCTCGCCGGCATCGTCTTCCAGTCCTTCAGCGGCCTCGGCCTGAAGGCCGGCGGATCGTCGATGACGGCCGACACGCTGCTTCAACCCGGCCGTGTCGCGCAGGTCGGCATCGACGCCGGCACTCCCATCCTCAAGGCCGCTGGCGACCTGATGGGCTACATCTCCTTCTTCGAGAACTTCGTGCAGATCATGGTGCTGATGATCGCCTGGGCGATCGTGCTCATCGCCTTTTTCATCCTCGCCGTCCAGATCTTCGTCACGTTGATCGAGTTCAAGCTCACGACCTTAGCCGGGTTCGTCCTGATCCCCTTCGCGCTGTTCAACAAGACCGCGTTCCTCGCCGAAAAGGTGCTTGGCAACATCGTTGCCTCCGGCATCAAGATATTGGTGCTCGCCGTCATCGTCGGCATCGGCTCCGGCCTGTTCAGTGAGTTCACGACCGGATTCTCCGGCACGCCGACCATCACCGACGCGCTGGCACTCGTGCTCGGTGCGCTGTCGCTGATGGGCCTGTCGATCTTCGGTCCCGGTATCGCCACCGGGCTCGTCTCCGGCGCACCGCAACTCGGTGCGGGAGCCGCCGTTGGCACCGGCCTTGCCGCCGCCGGCATCGGCGCGGCTGGCGTGATGGGAGCGACAGCGGGCATTTCCGGCGCGGCGAGCGCGATCGGAACCGGCGGCCGCTTGTCGGCGGCAAGCGCACGCGGCGGCGCATACCTCGCGGGCGGCGTCGCCCAATCCTACGGGCAGTCGGCTTCGGCCTCTGGCGCATCCGGTATGAGGAAGGCGGCTGCCGGCGTCGGTGGCGTGGCCAAGGCTGGCGCTGGAGCGGCTGTTCAACCGGTCCGGCAGGCGGTGTCGCGCGCCACCCAATCCCTTCGGTCGGGGGCGGATTCCCTTCGGTCGAGTTATGCGGCGGGCCGGGCCGCCGCATCGAACGCTGCCGGTGGACAGGCATCTGCGGGGTCGGCGGTCGCTGCGGGCAATACCTCAACGGGCGGGGCGACAGGTGCGGGAGCAGCGGCTTCGTCGGCGCCGCCCAACTGGGCCGCGCGCATGAAACGCAGCCAGACCATGAGCCACGGCGCGACCGCCGCCGCCCATGCCGTGCGCTCTGGCGATCACGGCGGCGGCTCCATGTCCGTTTCTCTCGACCAGGATGACCGCAAATGA
- the trbF gene encoding conjugal transfer protein TrbF, whose product MNLFRRPSVRYARTPEPETPYLKAAQVWDERIGSARVQAKNWRMMAFGSLALAGGFAAALVWQSTLGTVVPWVVQVDKFGEAQVVASAIADYKPTDPQIAWHLARFIEQVRSIPADPVIVRQNWLRAYDYTTDRGAIALNDYARGNDPFAKVGKQQVAVEISSVIRASPESFRIAWLERRYENGQLSGTERWTAILSVVIQQPRTADKLRANPLGVFVNAINWSKEMG is encoded by the coding sequence ATGAATCTCTTCCGCCGACCTTCCGTCCGCTATGCGCGCACGCCCGAACCCGAAACTCCCTATCTCAAAGCCGCGCAGGTGTGGGATGAGCGCATCGGCAGCGCGCGCGTTCAGGCCAAGAATTGGCGTATGATGGCCTTCGGCTCACTGGCGCTCGCCGGCGGCTTCGCGGCCGCGCTCGTGTGGCAGTCGACGCTGGGCACCGTCGTTCCCTGGGTGGTGCAGGTCGACAAGTTCGGCGAGGCGCAGGTTGTGGCCTCCGCCATCGCGGACTACAAGCCGACCGATCCGCAGATCGCGTGGCATCTCGCGCGCTTCATCGAGCAGGTGCGCAGCATTCCCGCCGATCCCGTCATCGTGCGACAAAACTGGCTACGCGCCTACGACTACACGACCGATCGCGGCGCCATCGCGCTCAACGATTACGCGCGCGGCAACGATCCCTTCGCGAAGGTCGGTAAGCAGCAGGTCGCGGTCGAGATTTCCAGCGTCATCCGCGCATCACCTGAGAGCTTCCGGATCGCCTGGCTAGAGCGCCGCTACGAGAACGGCCAGCTCTCCGGCACGGAACGCTGGACCGCCATCCTGAGCGTCGTGATCCAGCAGCCGCGCACCGCCGACAAGCTGCGCGCTAATCCGCTCGGTGTGTTCGTCAACGCAATCAACTGGTCGAAGGAGATGGGGTGA
- the trbG gene encoding P-type conjugative transfer protein TrbG has translation MGNNMKNAARRSLRRLSVLVAIILATTALAGCANKFIPPDINYDDAAPAVLSADPVGPVKVVELPKPLPLPGQLKPVNAGKTKPEPADPKKRVAQANEAARMQPVRNGFINAVQVYPFVVGALYQVYAAPGQVTDIALQPGEQLVGAGPVAAGDTVRWIVGDTLSGSGRAAQVHILVKPTRPDLQTNLVINTNLRTYHMELRSTEKTYMASVSWQYPQDQLIALRRRNQQAALMQPVASGVDISKLNFRYQIEGDDAPWRPLRAFDDGNKIYIEFPSGIGQGEMPPLFVIGPSGNSELVNYRARQNYYVVDRLFAAAELRLGDKDSEKRVRIVRTDGRPGRGLRLF, from the coding sequence ATGGGGAACAATATGAAGAATGCCGCGCGCAGAAGCTTGCGTCGGTTGTCAGTGCTGGTCGCCATAATCCTAGCGACGACGGCGCTCGCCGGCTGCGCCAACAAGTTCATTCCGCCGGACATCAATTACGACGATGCCGCGCCCGCTGTGCTCAGCGCCGATCCCGTCGGTCCGGTGAAGGTGGTCGAGCTGCCGAAGCCGTTGCCGCTGCCGGGCCAGTTGAAGCCCGTCAATGCGGGAAAGACGAAACCCGAACCGGCCGATCCGAAGAAGCGCGTGGCGCAAGCGAACGAAGCGGCACGGATGCAGCCCGTGCGCAACGGCTTCATCAATGCCGTGCAGGTCTATCCGTTCGTCGTCGGCGCACTCTATCAGGTCTATGCCGCGCCCGGACAAGTAACCGACATCGCGCTTCAGCCCGGCGAGCAGCTTGTGGGAGCCGGGCCGGTCGCCGCGGGCGACACCGTGCGCTGGATCGTCGGCGACACGCTCAGCGGCTCCGGTCGCGCCGCGCAGGTCCACATCCTGGTCAAGCCGACGCGGCCCGATCTTCAAACCAACCTCGTCATCAACACTAACCTGCGCACCTACCACATGGAGCTGCGATCGACCGAGAAGACTTACATGGCTTCGGTATCGTGGCAGTATCCGCAGGACCAGTTGATCGCGCTGCGCCGGCGGAACCAACAGGCTGCGCTCATGCAGCCGGTCGCGTCCGGCGTCGATATCTCGAAACTAAACTTCCGCTATCAGATCGAAGGCGACGACGCGCCGTGGCGGCCGCTGCGCGCCTTCGACGACGGCAACAAAATCTATATCGAGTTTCCGTCCGGGATCGGCCAGGGCGAGATGCCGCCGCTGTTCGTCATCGGACCGTCTGGCAATTCCGAATTGGTCAACTACCGCGCCCGCCAGAACTATTACGTCGTCGATCGTCTGTTCGCCGCGGCCGAACTGCGCCTGGGCGACAAGGACAGCGAGAAGCGCGTGCGCATCGTGCGCACCGACGGCCGGCCGGGGCGTGGCCTGAGGTTGTTCTGA
- a CDS encoding TrbI/VirB10 family protein: protein MTDLPNPPPGDIRAELRLRPEQPRVTRLSRKVLITLGSVSAVAIMAALFWALDANRRANQSPTELYSTENRTPADGLAGLPKDYTGIPKLGPALPGDLGRPIVSAQDEGKPVVAPDIRTPRADPTEQRRLAEIEAARVAKVFTDSRGVQATVASAPAIGRVDPAAGLTLPAETPPLDPGAAQNMQDRKLAFVNAAVDRRTVTPDRVQEKASPYVVQAGTVIPAALITGIKSNLPGTITAQVTEQVYDTPTGKQLLIPQGARLIGQYDSQVAFGQSRVLLVWNRIIMPNGTSIVLERQPGADAEGYSGLEDDVDYHWGQLFKAALLSTLLSVGSEAGYSGNESDIARALRQGTSNSTSQIGRQIVGRQLNIQPTLTIRPGFPVRVIVNRDLILQPYGAAKEPS from the coding sequence ATGACCGACCTACCTAATCCGCCTCCCGGCGATATCCGTGCCGAGCTGCGCTTGCGGCCCGAACAGCCGCGCGTCACGCGCCTGTCGCGCAAGGTGCTCATCACGCTCGGCAGCGTCAGCGCCGTCGCCATCATGGCCGCGCTGTTCTGGGCGCTCGATGCCAACCGCCGCGCCAACCAATCGCCGACCGAACTCTACAGCACCGAGAACCGCACGCCGGCGGACGGACTCGCCGGCTTGCCGAAGGACTACACCGGCATTCCCAAGCTCGGCCCGGCGCTGCCGGGCGACCTGGGGCGTCCGATCGTGAGTGCGCAGGATGAAGGCAAACCCGTCGTCGCGCCGGATATCCGCACGCCGCGCGCCGATCCGACCGAACAACGTCGTCTCGCCGAGATCGAAGCCGCACGCGTCGCCAAGGTCTTCACCGACAGCCGCGGCGTGCAGGCGACGGTCGCATCTGCGCCCGCGATTGGCCGCGTCGATCCGGCGGCGGGTCTCACGCTGCCGGCCGAAACGCCGCCGCTCGATCCGGGTGCGGCGCAGAACATGCAGGACCGCAAGCTCGCCTTCGTCAATGCCGCCGTCGATCGGCGCACCGTCACGCCTGATCGCGTGCAGGAGAAGGCGTCGCCCTATGTCGTGCAGGCCGGCACCGTCATCCCCGCTGCGCTGATTACCGGCATCAAATCCAATCTGCCCGGTACGATCACCGCGCAGGTGACGGAGCAGGTTTACGATACACCGACCGGCAAGCAGCTTCTCATCCCACAAGGCGCACGGCTGATCGGTCAGTACGACAGTCAGGTCGCGTTCGGGCAGTCGCGCGTGCTGCTGGTCTGGAATCGCATCATCATGCCGAACGGCACGTCGATCGTGTTGGAGCGGCAGCCCGGTGCCGACGCCGAAGGTTATTCCGGGCTCGAGGACGACGTCGACTATCATTGGGGTCAGCTCTTCAAGGCGGCGTTGTTGTCGACGCTGCTCAGCGTCGGCTCGGAGGCAGGCTATTCGGGCAATGAGAGCGATATTGCCCGAGCGTTACGGCAAGGCACGTCGAACAGCACCAGCCAGATCGGTCGGCAAATCGTCGGCCGTCAGCTCAACATTCAGCCGACGCTCACTATACGGCCGGGATTCCCCGTCCGCGTGATCGTCAATCGTGACCTCATATTGCAGCCCTATGGAGCGGCGAAGGAGCCGTCATGA
- a CDS encoding DUF2274 domain-containing protein: protein MTKLKLETIEDDKPVNRMVKFPGAIYRDLTAYAEVLARDGGNTPAPDPIKLVVPMIQRFMATDKAFRKARAQFRQTRL, encoded by the coding sequence ATGACCAAGTTGAAGCTGGAGACCATCGAGGATGACAAGCCGGTCAATCGCATGGTCAAATTCCCAGGCGCTATTTACCGGGACCTGACCGCTTACGCCGAGGTGTTGGCGCGCGATGGCGGAAATACTCCTGCACCAGATCCCATCAAGCTGGTCGTGCCGATGATCCAGCGCTTCATGGCGACGGACAAAGCATTCCGGAAGGCGCGAGCGCAGTTTCGACAGACGCGGCTGTAG
- a CDS encoding AAA family ATPase, giving the protein MSTKHLLALLNSHIEGDEDQFLSIALQLAAQEARQGRGEEAEKLKRLVQKARDQRRMGKPAGGQTPIPLARPRGELQGLVDSAYPKITLASMVLADDVRARLNRIVRQQQERATLREHGQTPTTHMLLVGPPGTGKTMTASALAGELRLPLFTVRLESLFSRFFGETAGKLRLLFDQIAQTRGVYLLDEFDAIGARRGEANDVGEIRRVLNSVLAFMEEPNSTDSLVLAATNHVEILDQALARRFDEVIEYTLPDVAAARAIVESRLGKFKIASKSWPILEPTLEGLSQGELVRAADAVVKDAILEGATKVSVEALRDALHNRQTLKGKFRRQSGR; this is encoded by the coding sequence ATGTCGACGAAACACCTTCTCGCGCTCCTCAATTCGCACATTGAGGGCGACGAGGACCAATTCCTCTCCATCGCCCTCCAACTCGCCGCCCAAGAGGCCCGCCAAGGCCGGGGGGAGGAGGCGGAGAAGCTGAAGCGTCTCGTCCAGAAGGCCCGCGATCAACGGCGAATGGGCAAGCCGGCCGGCGGTCAAACCCCGATTCCGTTGGCCCGGCCCAGAGGTGAATTGCAGGGGCTGGTCGACAGCGCCTATCCGAAAATCACGCTGGCAAGCATGGTCCTGGCCGATGACGTTCGCGCCCGCCTGAACCGTATTGTCCGCCAGCAGCAAGAACGCGCCACCTTGCGCGAGCACGGCCAAACACCAACCACCCACATGCTTCTCGTTGGGCCGCCTGGCACTGGCAAGACGATGACCGCCTCCGCGCTCGCAGGCGAACTGCGGCTTCCACTGTTCACCGTGCGATTGGAGTCGCTATTCAGTCGCTTCTTCGGCGAGACGGCTGGCAAGTTGCGGCTGCTCTTCGACCAGATTGCGCAGACACGCGGCGTCTATCTTCTGGACGAGTTCGATGCGATCGGCGCTCGGCGCGGGGAGGCCAACGATGTTGGCGAAATCCGTCGTGTCCTCAATTCGGTGCTCGCTTTTATGGAGGAGCCGAACTCGACCGACAGCCTCGTCTTGGCCGCCACGAATCATGTCGAGATTCTCGACCAAGCGCTGGCTCGGCGATTCGACGAGGTGATCGAATACACGCTGCCCGACGTCGCAGCGGCGCGGGCAATTGTTGAGAGCCGCCTCGGCAAGTTCAAGATCGCCTCGAAGTCATGGCCGATACTGGAGCCCACCCTCGAAGGGCTTAGCCAGGGCGAACTGGTGCGAGCCGCTGACGCCGTGGTTAAAGATGCAATTCTCGAAGGCGCAACGAAAGTGTCGGTCGAGGCGTTGCGCGACGCGCTTCACAACCGCCAGACCCTCAAGGGAAAGTTCCGCCGCCAATCCGGTCGTTAG
- a CDS encoding S8 family peptidase, with protein MAEPDDFGARSRTHISINAFRETAAYTFPARRQERKPLREDYAAHAAALLDQIAVALGNLPPPAVDTRLPVEGLKRGTIVEVTTVTPVEGSRTKAIKVPSTLEFPTQDVVVLRSERNTDRTESALLFVPDDARNFLQGRITDYGRDPGNQRRPDVDRFEAVETVRATEARSLFTGAVDLAAPDIVWWELWVRQPIVIADRLAELARAANLDVHTDRLVFPDTTVLFVHASAGALAAFAARVPGALTEIRRATGTIEPFLRRGATGLGQHDWVAELAGRVTPPAGNAPAVCALDTGVSAAHPLIAPGLAGAWAYDTAWLTDDHHPDGGHGTPLAGLVLYGDLEPLMNDAQPVTLTHAAESMKLLPPNGFPPTKPPSYGVVTQGAVALVEIARPDVRRSFCIAATATDFPPDRPSTWSGALDQVAAGSMPGDPANGVPASQRPKRLVLTATGNISGGMMVDVVQSQPLEDPAQSWNALTIGGFTRKEQPPAPPPAFEPVVPANHRSPFSRGSQLLPDDLTPIKPEVLFEAGNMLSDASGFCGWGPSVSLLAPGSDVVAEPLVPFWATSAAVGMAGNFMGRLQAALPTRWAETHRALAVDSAQWPQPIRKKLIGRGASWKSGSKATKQQILREVGFGVPEIERAILSANNDVTLIAEAEIQPFALGADGRTGVFNEMHFYDLPWPRTVLERIENESVMMKVTLSYFIEPNLTGKAATRPDTYRSFGLRFAMKNRTETDARFRSRISASQAKDGTEPEGEKSYWLLGPKAIQAGSLHCDLWRGPAIELASHDAIAVYPVGGWWKSHVGQRRVTDKARYSLLISISAPGQAVDLYSEIATLVEVKELEVPVS; from the coding sequence ATGGCGGAGCCTGACGATTTCGGCGCGAGAAGCCGCACACACATTTCAATCAATGCCTTTCGAGAGACGGCGGCCTACACGTTTCCGGCCCGTAGGCAGGAGCGTAAACCGCTTCGCGAGGACTATGCGGCTCACGCGGCAGCTTTGCTCGATCAGATCGCCGTCGCGCTGGGAAACCTCCCGCCGCCGGCTGTCGACACGCGCCTGCCTGTCGAGGGTCTGAAGCGGGGTACGATCGTCGAAGTCACGACGGTCACACCCGTCGAGGGGTCGCGAACCAAAGCCATTAAAGTGCCATCGACACTGGAATTCCCGACCCAGGACGTCGTTGTACTCCGCTCCGAGCGGAACACGGACAGGACGGAAAGCGCGCTTCTCTTCGTCCCGGATGATGCCCGCAACTTCCTGCAAGGACGGATCACAGACTACGGCCGCGATCCCGGCAACCAGCGACGGCCCGATGTTGACCGCTTCGAGGCCGTTGAGACCGTTCGCGCAACAGAGGCCCGTTCGCTGTTCACGGGCGCCGTCGATCTTGCCGCGCCCGACATCGTGTGGTGGGAGCTTTGGGTTCGTCAGCCGATCGTGATTGCTGACCGTCTTGCTGAATTGGCGCGTGCCGCCAATCTCGATGTTCACACTGATCGTCTGGTCTTTCCTGATACCACGGTGCTGTTCGTCCATGCCTCCGCCGGCGCGCTCGCTGCCTTCGCGGCTCGCGTGCCTGGTGCGCTCACAGAGATCCGACGGGCGACGGGCACGATCGAGCCGTTTCTCCGGCGCGGCGCGACCGGATTGGGACAACATGACTGGGTCGCGGAGCTGGCTGGCCGCGTGACGCCGCCGGCCGGAAATGCGCCGGCGGTGTGCGCGCTCGATACCGGCGTCAGCGCAGCTCATCCCTTAATTGCACCTGGCCTGGCCGGTGCATGGGCCTACGATACAGCATGGCTTACGGACGATCATCATCCGGACGGTGGACACGGGACGCCGCTGGCGGGGCTCGTGCTTTACGGCGACCTGGAGCCGCTAATGAACGACGCGCAGCCTGTCACGCTGACACACGCTGCTGAGTCCATGAAGTTGCTTCCGCCAAACGGGTTTCCGCCGACAAAGCCACCGAGTTATGGCGTCGTGACACAAGGCGCCGTCGCCTTGGTCGAGATCGCGCGTCCTGATGTACGTCGCAGCTTCTGCATCGCCGCGACGGCGACCGATTTTCCGCCCGATCGTCCGTCGACTTGGAGTGGAGCGCTCGATCAGGTCGCTGCCGGCTCAATGCCTGGCGATCCCGCCAATGGCGTGCCTGCATCGCAGCGTCCGAAGCGCTTGGTGTTGACGGCCACTGGCAATATCTCCGGCGGGATGATGGTCGACGTGGTGCAGTCGCAGCCGCTCGAAGATCCGGCGCAGAGCTGGAACGCGCTGACCATCGGTGGTTTCACGCGCAAGGAGCAACCACCAGCACCGCCACCGGCCTTCGAACCTGTTGTGCCTGCCAACCACCGCAGCCCCTTCAGCCGCGGATCGCAGTTGCTTCCCGACGATCTGACGCCGATCAAGCCGGAAGTGTTGTTCGAGGCTGGCAACATGCTCTCGGATGCTTCAGGCTTTTGCGGCTGGGGGCCGTCGGTGTCACTGCTCGCACCAGGCTCGGATGTCGTGGCGGAGCCATTGGTGCCTTTCTGGGCAACGAGCGCGGCTGTAGGAATGGCCGGAAATTTCATGGGACGGTTGCAAGCTGCATTGCCCACTCGATGGGCCGAGACGCATCGCGCACTCGCCGTCGACTCGGCGCAATGGCCGCAACCGATCCGCAAGAAACTCATCGGGCGTGGTGCAAGTTGGAAAAGCGGATCAAAGGCTACCAAACAGCAAATTTTGCGCGAGGTCGGGTTCGGTGTCCCGGAAATCGAGCGTGCGATTCTCTCGGCAAACAATGACGTCACGCTCATTGCTGAAGCCGAGATCCAACCCTTCGCGCTCGGTGCAGATGGACGAACCGGCGTGTTCAACGAGATGCACTTTTACGATCTACCCTGGCCTCGCACGGTGCTGGAACGGATTGAGAATGAGAGCGTCATGATGAAAGTGACGCTATCCTACTTCATCGAGCCGAACCTGACCGGCAAGGCGGCCACACGGCCCGATACCTATCGCTCGTTCGGGCTTCGCTTCGCGATGAAAAATCGAACGGAAACCGACGCGCGGTTCAGAAGCCGCATCTCCGCCAGCCAGGCAAAGGACGGGACCGAACCGGAAGGCGAGAAAAGCTACTGGCTGCTCGGCCCCAAGGCGATCCAAGCCGGTTCGCTCCACTGCGACCTCTGGCGCGGACCCGCGATCGAACTTGCCAGCCACGACGCGATCGCCGTCTATCCCGTAGGAGGCTGGTGGAAATCGCATGTCGGTCAAAGGCGGGTGACGGACAAGGCGCGCTATTCTTTGCTCATCTCCATTTCAGCACCCGGTCAAGCCGTGGACCTTTATTCGGAAATTGCAACGCTCGTCGAGGTGAAGGAACTGGAAGTTCCCGTCAGTTGA
- a CDS encoding helix-turn-helix domain-containing protein — protein sequence MIGHKLKVARSASGLSLRGLADAMDGIVSAQAIGKYERNEDMPSSRVLIALAAALHVTEDYLLSEDELALEGVEFRKKAGTSSREEAALEARAIHMLERYLAIEDLLQMRSIDWEQPRSAPHPVADVRDAEDAARSVREDWGLGNDPIPQLAELLEERGIKILSLDLDDIDGLAAKVRRKDRNAARVIVIKQSTWSERKRFNLAHELGHMVLAPSPGVDEEKAAHRFAGAFLMPADVLRAEVGVNRSSISLGELVALKKRFGVSIQAIAYRCKDIGIINQSAFGRLFKIFSERGWRTAPYEEPGRMKPELEEPKRFERLCYRALAEGVIGEARAAELLGITVRELDARLDQIAA from the coding sequence ATGATCGGACACAAGCTTAAGGTCGCACGGTCGGCCTCGGGCCTGTCGCTGCGTGGCCTCGCCGACGCCATGGACGGCATTGTATCGGCGCAAGCCATTGGAAAATATGAGAGAAACGAGGATATGCCGAGCTCGCGGGTGCTGATCGCCTTGGCGGCGGCGCTTCACGTGACGGAGGATTACCTGCTCAGCGAGGACGAACTTGCCCTTGAGGGCGTCGAGTTCCGCAAGAAGGCGGGCACGTCATCCCGGGAAGAAGCCGCCCTCGAAGCCCGCGCGATTCACATGCTGGAGCGCTATCTCGCGATCGAGGACTTGCTCCAGATGCGCAGCATCGATTGGGAGCAGCCACGAAGCGCACCACATCCGGTGGCCGATGTCCGCGACGCCGAGGATGCGGCTCGCTCTGTCCGCGAGGACTGGGGCTTGGGAAACGATCCCATCCCGCAGCTCGCCGAGCTCCTGGAGGAGCGCGGAATCAAGATCCTGTCGCTCGATCTCGACGATATCGACGGACTTGCCGCCAAGGTGCGACGCAAGGACCGCAACGCTGCGCGAGTCATTGTCATCAAGCAAAGCACGTGGTCGGAGCGGAAGCGCTTTAATCTCGCCCATGAGCTCGGCCATATGGTGCTGGCCCCGTCCCCCGGCGTCGATGAGGAAAAGGCAGCGCACCGTTTCGCCGGCGCCTTCCTGATGCCGGCCGACGTCCTTCGGGCCGAAGTCGGGGTCAACCGCTCGTCGATCAGTCTTGGGGAGCTGGTCGCGCTCAAGAAGCGGTTTGGCGTCAGCATCCAGGCCATCGCCTATCGCTGCAAGGATATTGGCATTATCAACCAGTCCGCATTTGGCCGGCTGTTCAAGATTTTCTCCGAACGCGGATGGCGAACGGCGCCCTATGAAGAGCCAGGCCGGATGAAGCCTGAACTTGAGGAGCCGAAGCGATTTGAGAGACTTTGCTATCGTGCATTGGCTGAAGGGGTCATTGGTGAAGCGCGGGCTGCCGAACTGCTTGGAATAACGGTTCGCGAATTGGATGCCCGTCTGGATCAAATTGCGGCGTAA
- a CDS encoding CBASS oligonucleotide cyclase translates to MLNNTQLRYYDSNVLRLPADKRKEYHEQVDRLIDELRKTVRDKTEIKITKVVKAGSFAKYTILRKTAVDPVDVDVVFYISGRDASKETLDSLNDTIYALLIKQYPNKSVEDFEIQRKAATVTFVGTGLSVDIVPVIEDENRAGYGWQFDIHDGTKTQTCAPCQIKFVRDRKDQDADFRTLVRMAKKWRNQAELKPLKSFAIELIMAHVLAKQGNGGSIEQRFRNFLLYVAQSQLKEEIKFPENVAPFTTFSDPVVILDPVYSLNNVTSRISEEERKEIAAAAQEAWETANFASAENDNEVWKEIFGPRFKTED, encoded by the coding sequence ATGTTGAACAATACGCAACTGCGGTACTACGACAGCAACGTGCTGCGCTTGCCTGCCGACAAGCGCAAGGAATATCACGAGCAGGTCGATCGCCTGATCGATGAACTCCGCAAGACCGTTCGCGACAAAACCGAGATCAAGATCACCAAGGTCGTGAAGGCCGGCTCCTTCGCCAAATACACGATTCTCCGGAAGACCGCTGTCGATCCGGTCGATGTCGATGTCGTTTTTTATATCTCCGGCCGAGACGCCAGCAAGGAGACGCTGGATAGCTTGAACGACACGATCTACGCTCTGCTGATCAAGCAGTACCCGAACAAGTCGGTCGAGGATTTCGAAATCCAGCGCAAGGCGGCGACCGTCACCTTCGTGGGAACAGGCCTCAGCGTCGATATCGTGCCGGTCATCGAAGACGAGAACCGTGCCGGCTATGGCTGGCAGTTCGACATTCACGACGGCACGAAGACGCAGACATGCGCGCCCTGCCAGATCAAGTTCGTCCGCGACCGCAAGGACCAGGACGCGGATTTCCGCACCTTGGTGCGCATGGCCAAGAAGTGGCGCAACCAGGCGGAACTGAAGCCGCTGAAGTCCTTCGCCATCGAGCTGATCATGGCGCATGTCCTCGCCAAGCAGGGCAATGGCGGAAGCATCGAACAGCGCTTCCGCAATTTCCTCCTCTACGTCGCGCAGTCGCAGTTGAAGGAAGAAATCAAGTTTCCCGAGAATGTCGCGCCGTTCACGACGTTCTCCGATCCGGTGGTCATTCTCGATCCGGTCTACAGCCTCAACAACGTGACCAGCCGGATTTCCGAGGAGGAGCGGAAAGAAATTGCCGCCGCCGCCCAGGAGGCTTGGGAGACCGCCAATTTCGCATCGGCCGAGAACGACAATGAGGTCTGGAAGGAGATCTTCGGCCCTCGCTTCAAGACGGAGGACTGA